ACCTTGATGTTGTGGGCGCCCAGGCCCAGCAGCACCACCCGCTCCTCCCGATGGGCCCGGGCCACGGCCTCGGCCACGGCCCGCAGGTCCTCGGCCTGAAGGAAGCTGGGCAGGCTCTCCACGAACGCCCGGAACGACCCGCCGGGCCGGTACGGCGGCCGCAGCGTGCCCACGTGCACCTTGCTCGGCCGCTCCGCCAGGGGGTAGGTGCGGATCCCCGAGGGGTCCAGCTCGGCGTGGGGGGGCAGTCGGCGGGCCATCAGGTCGGTTCCAGAGGAAACAGGATCTCGTCCACCAGGTCGCACAGGGCGTGGATCCAGGCGATGTGGCACTCCTGGATCCGGGGCGTGTGGCGGGAGGGGGCCCGGACCAGGTGGTCGCACAGCTCGGCCAGGTCGCCGCCGCCCTCACCGGTCAGGCCCACGCACAAGCATCCGGCCTCCCGGGCGGCCCTGAGCGCCCGCACCACGTTGGGGCTTCGTCCGCTCGTGGAGATGCCGACGGCCACATCCCCCGGCCGGGCCAAGGCCCGCACCTGCTTCTCGAACACCTGGTCGAACCCGAAGTCGTTGCCGATGGCCGTGAGCGCCGAGGTGTCGGTGGTCAGGGCCACGGCCGCCAGCGGCGGCCGGTCCCGCAGGAACCGGTTCACGAACTCGGCCGCCAGGTGCTGGGCGTCGGCGGCCGAGCCGCCGTTGCCGAACGCGAGCACCTTGCCGCCAGACCGAAGCCTCGAGGCCACCTCGGCCGCAACCGCCGCGGCCTGGCCGGCCGCCTGGTCGGCGAACCGCTGCAGGGTGCGGGCCGACTCCAGCCACTGGCCGCGGACCCTCTCTTCCATGCTCAACCGAGTCGAC
This is a stretch of genomic DNA from Deferrisoma camini S3R1. It encodes these proteins:
- a CDS encoding D-sedoheptulose-7-phosphate isomerase, producing the protein MEERVRGQWLESARTLQRFADQAAGQAAAVAAEVASRLRSGGKVLAFGNGGSAADAQHLAAEFVNRFLRDRPPLAAVALTTDTSALTAIGNDFGFDQVFEKQVRALARPGDVAVGISTSGRSPNVVRALRAAREAGCLCVGLTGEGGGDLAELCDHLVRAPSRHTPRIQECHIAWIHALCDLVDEILFPLEPT